A region of the Methylobacterium nodulans ORS 2060 genome:
GCCGGACGAGATCCGCCGGTATCTGGAGGCCGAGAACGCCTATGCGGAAACGGCGCTCGCCGGCACCGGCCCCTTGCGCAAGGCGCTCGTCGCCGAGATGCGGGCGCGCATCCGCGAGGATGACGGCAGCGTGCCCGATGTGGATGGGCCCTTCGCCTACTACACGCGCCATCGGGAGGGCGGGCAGCATCCGCTCGTCTGCCGCCGTCCCTCCGCGGGCATCGCGGAACTGCCGGTCGACCGGCTCGCCGGTGAGGGCGAGGAGATCCTGATCGACGGTGATCGCGAGGGCGAGGGTCATGCCTTCTTCGACCTCGCGGACGCGGCCCATTCGGACGACCATGCCCTCGTCGCCTGGAGCTCGGACACCAAGGGGTCGGAACTCTACACCATCCGGGTCCGCGACCTCGCCACCCGCCGGGACCGCGAGGACGCGGTCATCGCCACCACCGGCGAGGCGGTCTGGGCCGCCGACGCCACCGCCTTCTGGTACGTCGCCGTCGACGAGAATCACCGGCCGGCCAGGGTGAAGCTGCACCGGCTCGGCACGCTGCAGAGCGAGGACGAGATGGTCTATGAGGAGCCGGATTCCGGCTTCTTCGTCCATATCGACCAGACCCAGTCCGGCGCCTTCCTGACCATCACGGCGAGCGACCACGAGACCGCGGAGGTCCACCTCGTCGACCGGGCCCGCCCGGGCACCGCCTACCGGACGGTGGAGCCGCGCACGAGCAAGCTGATCTACTCCGTCGAGCATCGCGGCGACGAACTCTTCATCCTCACCAATGCGGACGGGGCGGAGGACTTCAAGATCGCGGTCGCCCCGCTCGCCGAACCCGGCCGGGCAAATTGGCGCGACCTCGTCCCGCATCGGCAGGGCGTGATGATCCGCTTCCAGCACGTGCTGGCGCAGCACCTCGTGCGGCTGGAATTGGAGAATGCGCGGCCGCGCCTGATCGTGCGCGAGGCCGCGACGGACGAGGAGCACAGCGTCGCCTTCGCGGAGGAGGCCTATTCCCTCGGTCTCCTGCCAGGTCTTGCCTTCGACACGACCGTGATCCGCTTCGTCTACTCGTCCCTGACGACGCCGGCCGAGACCTACGACTACGACGTCACCACCCGCACCCGCCTCCTGCGCAAGCGCCAGGACGTGCCGAGCGGCCACGATCCGGCCGCCTACGTCACGCGGCGGCTGTTCGCGACCGCGCCGGACGGCGAGAGCGTGCCGATTTCGCTCTTCCACCGCCGCGACTGTCCGCTCGACGGCACGGCGCCGCTCCTTCTCTACGGCTACGGCTCCTATGGCTCGCTGATGTCGGCGAGCTTCCGCACCAACCCGCTCTCGCTCGTCGATCGCGGCTTCGTCTATGCCATCGCGCATGTCCGGGGTGGGACCGAGAAGGGCTGGCGCTGGTACCTCGACGGCAAGCGCGAGAAGAAGCCGAACACCTTTTCCGATTTCGTCGCCTGCGCGCGCGCCCTGATCGCGGCGGGCTACACGTCGGCGGGCCGCATCGTCGCCCATGGCGGCAGCGCGGGCGGCATGCTGATGGGGGCGGTCGCCAACCTCGCGCCGGAGCTTTTTGCCGGCATCGTCGCCGATGTACCTTTCGTCGACGTGCTCAACACCATGCTGGACGGCAGCTTGCCGCTCACCCCGCCGGAATGGCCCGAATGGGGCAATCCCGGCGCGGACCCGAAGGCGTTCGAGACCATCCTGTCCTACTCGCCCTACGACAACCTTCGGGCGACGGCCTATCCGGCGATCCTGGCGCTCGGCGGGCTCACCGACCCGCGCGTCACCTACTGGGAGCCCGCCAAATGGGTGGCTCGCCTGCGCGCCACCATGACGGGGGGCGGCCCGGTGCTGCTGCGCATCAACATGGAGGCCGGCCATGGCGGCGCCGCCGGCCGCTTCGACCGGCTGGAGGAGGTGGCGCTGATCTATGCCTTCGCGCTCGCCGTGGTGGGCAAGGCGGGGGAGGGGAGCTGAGCCCCGGTTCTTCGAGGCGCATCGCCGAGGGGCGCCGGCCTCACGCCAGCTCGACCCGGAAGACCTCGCGATAGGCGCGCCGTCCCTCGGGCGTGACGGCCAGGGCCCGTGATCCCGCCTGCCGCCGGATCCATCCCTGCGCGAGCCCGTGCGTGCAGAGCGCGGCGCCGAGCCGTCCCGCGAGATGGGGGCGGCGCTCGCTCCAGTCGAGGCAGGGCCGGCAGAGCGGAACGGCGCGGCCACGATGCGGCGGCACGGACAGGTCGAGGCCGAGCGCGGTCAGCCGCGACAGCCCTTCGGGCGTCACGAGGCCGGCCTCATCCCCGAGCTCGATCCAGCCTGCCGCCGCGAGCGCATCCGCGAGCGCGACGCCGAGCCGGCCGGCGATGTGGTCGTAGCAGGTTCGGGCGAGCCTCAGCCGCTCGTCCCGCGGTCCGGTCCGGGGCGTCGCGGCGGCAGTGCCTGCGACCTGCATCAAGCTCTCCAGCAGGCGCGCCACCGCGGGCGCGGCGAGGCGGTGATACCGATGCCGGCCCTGGCGCGTGACCGCGAGGAGGCCGGACGCGGTGAGCTGCGCGAGGTGGCCGCTGGCGGTCTGTGGCGCGATGCCGGCCACTGCCGCGAGTTCGCCCGCTGACAGGGCTCGCCCGCCCATGAGCGCCTGCAACATGGCGACCCGGGCGGGATCGCCGATCATCGCACCGATTTCCGCGATCGAAGCCGTCGTCACCATGGCGCAACCCTCCGGCGCCGGAGGTAGCACGGCCGCGGCGGCGACGCTTCGGCCGCCGCCGTACCGTTCGGAGACGAGAGGGCGCGGGCGGCGCGGGGAACCCCTCTCCCGTGCGGGAGAGGGGTTCCCCGCGCTTGTCTCGTCTCGGAAGGAATCAACCGGGAGGCGTGAGGCCTCCGGCGAGACCCGGGATCGGGAGCCTAGTTGCCCTCACCCTCCTCCTCGCCCTCGATATGCTCGACCGAGACGACGCGCTCGTCCTTGGCGGTGTTGAACACCGTCACGCCCTGCGAGGCGCGGCCGACGATGCGGATGTCGTCGACGGGCACGCGGATGAGCTGCCCGCCATTGGTGACCAGCATGATCTGGTCGCTCGGCTCCACCGGGAACGAGGCCACGAGGTGGCCGTTGCGGGCATTGACCTCCATGGCCTTGATGCCCTTCCCGCCGCGTCCGGAGATCCGGTACTCGAAGGACGAGGTGCGCTTGCCGAAGCCGCGCTCCGAGAGGGTGAGCACGAACTGCTCGGCCGCTCCCATGTCGATGTAGCGCTCCTGGCCGAGATCGATCGAGGCCGTGGTCTCCTCGCCATCCGCCTCGGGCGCCGTCGGCAGATCGACCGCCTCGCCGGTGGCGCGCCGGTCCGCATTGGCCCGCCGGAGATAGGCCTGCCGCTCCTCGGGCGTCGCCTCGAAGTGGCGCAGGATCGTCATCGAGATGACCCGGTCGTCCTTACCGAGATTGATGCCCCGCACGCCCGTCGAGTCGCGGCCCTTGAACACCCGCACGTCGGTGACCGGGAAGCGGATGCACTGGCCCGCCGCCGTGGTGAGCAGGACGTCGTCGGCCTCGGTGCAGATCTCGACATGGACGATGTGGTCGCCCTCGTCGAGCTTCATGGCGATCTTGCCGTTGCGGTTCACCTGCACGAAGTCGGAGAGCTTGTTGCGCCGCACGTTGCCGCTCGCGGTCGCGAACATCACGTCGAGGGTCTCCCAGGACGCCTCGTCCTCCGGCAGCGGCATGATCGTGGTGATCCGCTCTCCCGCTTGGTCGAGGGGCAGGATGTTCACCAGGGCCTTGCCGCGGGCATTGGGCGCGGCGAGCGGCAGCCGCCAGACCTTCTCCTTGTAGGCCTGCCCCTGCGAGGAGAAGAACAGCACCGGCGTGTGCGTGTTCGCCACGAACAGGCGGGTGACGAAATCCTCGTCGCGCGTCGTCATGCCGGAGCGGCCCTTGCCGCCGCGGCGCTGCGCCCGGTAGGTCGAGAGCGGTACGCGCTTGATGTAGCCCGCATGGGACACGGTCACGACCATGTCCTCGCGCTGGATCAGGTCCTCGTCCTCGACGTTCGAGTCCCAGTCCTGGATCTCGGTCTTGCGCGGCGTCGCGTATTCGGCGCGAACCTCGGCAAGCTCGGCCTTGACGATGCCGAGGATGCGGGCGCGGGAGCGCAGGATGTCGAGATAATCGGCGATCTCGTCGGCGAGTTGCTTCAGCTCGTCCCCGACCTCGTCCCGGCCCAGGGCCGTCAGGCGCTGGAGGCGCAGGTCGAGGATCGCGCGGGCCTGCGCCTCGGACAGGCGGTAGGTCCCGTCATCGGCGACGCGATGGCGCGGATCGTCCACGAGCGCGATGAGCGGCGCGATGTCGGCGGCCGGCCAGTCGCGGCTCATCAGGGCCTCGCGGGCGCTGTTCGGATCCGGCGAGGTGCGGATCAGGCGGATCACCTCGTCGATATTGGCCACCGCGATGGCAAGCCCGCACAGGACGTGGGCGCGCTCGCGCGCCTTGCGCAGCAGGAACTTGGTGCGCCGGGAGACGACCTCTTCGCGAAAATCGATGAAGGCCTGGATCAGGTCCTTGAGGTTGAGGAGCTCCGGCCGGCCGCCATTCAGCGCCACCATATTGCAGCCGAAGGAGGTCTGCAGCGGCGTATACCGGTAGAGCTGGTTGAGGACGACATCCGCCATCGCGTCGCGCTTCAGCTCGACGACGATGCGCATGCCGTCGCGGTCGGATTCGTCGCGCAGGTCCGCCACGCCCTCGATGCGCTTCTCGCGCACGAGGTCGGCGATTTTTTCCACGAGCGAGGCCTTGTTCACCTGATAGGGGATCTCGGTGAAGACCAGCGCCTCGCGCTCCTTGCGGATCTCCTCCACATGCGACTTGGCGCGCATCACCACCGAGCCGCGCCCGGTCATGTAGGCCGCGCGGGTGCCGGCGCGCCCGAGGATCAGGCCGCCTGTCGGGAAATCGGGCCCCGGGATGATCTCGTTGAGCGCCTCGATGGTGAGGGATGGGTCGTCGATCAGGGCGA
Encoded here:
- a CDS encoding S9 family peptidase, translating into MTSFLRPTLPPPTAPVRLHAVTVHGRTVSDPYAWLKAENWREVLKDPAALPDEIRRYLEAENAYAETALAGTGPLRKALVAEMRARIREDDGSVPDVDGPFAYYTRHREGGQHPLVCRRPSAGIAELPVDRLAGEGEEILIDGDREGEGHAFFDLADAAHSDDHALVAWSSDTKGSELYTIRVRDLATRRDREDAVIATTGEAVWAADATAFWYVAVDENHRPARVKLHRLGTLQSEDEMVYEEPDSGFFVHIDQTQSGAFLTITASDHETAEVHLVDRARPGTAYRTVEPRTSKLIYSVEHRGDELFILTNADGAEDFKIAVAPLAEPGRANWRDLVPHRQGVMIRFQHVLAQHLVRLELENARPRLIVREAATDEEHSVAFAEEAYSLGLLPGLAFDTTVIRFVYSSLTTPAETYDYDVTTRTRLLRKRQDVPSGHDPAAYVTRRLFATAPDGESVPISLFHRRDCPLDGTAPLLLYGYGSYGSLMSASFRTNPLSLVDRGFVYAIAHVRGGTEKGWRWYLDGKREKKPNTFSDFVACARALIAAGYTSAGRIVAHGGSAGGMLMGAVANLAPELFAGIVADVPFVDVLNTMLDGSLPLTPPEWPEWGNPGADPKAFETILSYSPYDNLRATAYPAILALGGLTDPRVTYWEPAKWVARLRATMTGGGPVLLRINMEAGHGGAAGRFDRLEEVALIYAFALAVVGKAGEGS
- a CDS encoding ArsR/SmtB family transcription factor; amino-acid sequence: MVTTASIAEIGAMIGDPARVAMLQALMGGRALSAGELAAVAGIAPQTASGHLAQLTASGLLAVTRQGRHRYHRLAAPAVARLLESLMQVAGTAAATPRTGPRDERLRLARTCYDHIAGRLGVALADALAAAGWIELGDEAGLVTPEGLSRLTALGLDLSVPPHRGRAVPLCRPCLDWSERRPHLAGRLGAALCTHGLAQGWIRRQAGSRALAVTPEGRRAYREVFRVELA
- the gyrA gene encoding DNA gyrase subunit A codes for the protein MAEKNDETGAPPPASDIKPVSITDEMRRSYLDYAMSVIVSRALPDARDGLKPVHRRILYSMYENGYLPDRKYVKSARIVGDVMGQYHPHGDQSIYDALVRMAQDFAMRIMLVDGQGNFGSIDGDPPAAMRYTESRLAKPAMALLEDIDKNTVDFNPNYDESKDEPAVLPARFPNLLVNGAGGIAVGMATNIPPHNLGEVIDGCVALIDDPSLTIEALNEIIPGPDFPTGGLILGRAGTRAAYMTGRGSVVMRAKSHVEEIRKEREALVFTEIPYQVNKASLVEKIADLVREKRIEGVADLRDESDRDGMRIVVELKRDAMADVVLNQLYRYTPLQTSFGCNMVALNGGRPELLNLKDLIQAFIDFREEVVSRRTKFLLRKARERAHVLCGLAIAVANIDEVIRLIRTSPDPNSAREALMSRDWPAADIAPLIALVDDPRHRVADDGTYRLSEAQARAILDLRLQRLTALGRDEVGDELKQLADEIADYLDILRSRARILGIVKAELAEVRAEYATPRKTEIQDWDSNVEDEDLIQREDMVVTVSHAGYIKRVPLSTYRAQRRGGKGRSGMTTRDEDFVTRLFVANTHTPVLFFSSQGQAYKEKVWRLPLAAPNARGKALVNILPLDQAGERITTIMPLPEDEASWETLDVMFATASGNVRRNKLSDFVQVNRNGKIAMKLDEGDHIVHVEICTEADDVLLTTAAGQCIRFPVTDVRVFKGRDSTGVRGINLGKDDRVISMTILRHFEATPEERQAYLRRANADRRATGEAVDLPTAPEADGEETTASIDLGQERYIDMGAAEQFVLTLSERGFGKRTSSFEYRISGRGGKGIKAMEVNARNGHLVASFPVEPSDQIMLVTNGGQLIRVPVDDIRIVGRASQGVTVFNTAKDERVVSVEHIEGEEEGEGN